A single window of Hymenobacter sp. APR13 DNA harbors:
- a CDS encoding glycosyltransferase family 2 protein translates to MLYIVIPVFNRLAYTRACLDALRQQTEQAFRTIIVDDGSTDGTAAVLAAEYPEATVLPGTGSLFWTAGVNLGLQHALDQGADWLMTMNNDVVPYPDFVAQMMQAANSRPPALYGAFELDARTQEPIYAGGWLNWRTGSFRRLLDEVPADQRRGQRPTEYLPGRGLLIPRVVFERIGLFAAELLPHYYADYDFTHQARLAGFEVYLNFDARLGTYPDESGDQKNRQQRTLRNYYQHLFSIRGGANLRDFTQFARRNCPPRDLPLCLLTGYSRRLVGYFLR, encoded by the coding sequence ATGCTTTACATCGTCATTCCGGTTTTCAACCGCCTGGCTTACACCCGAGCCTGTCTTGATGCGCTGCGGCAGCAGACAGAACAGGCTTTTCGCACCATCATCGTAGACGACGGCTCTACCGACGGCACCGCCGCCGTGCTGGCCGCCGAGTACCCCGAAGCAACGGTGCTGCCGGGTACCGGCTCCCTGTTCTGGACCGCCGGCGTAAACCTGGGGTTGCAGCACGCCCTCGACCAGGGCGCCGACTGGCTGATGACCATGAACAACGACGTGGTGCCCTACCCCGACTTTGTGGCCCAAATGATGCAGGCGGCCAATAGCCGCCCACCGGCCCTGTATGGGGCTTTTGAGCTGGATGCCCGCACCCAGGAGCCCATCTACGCCGGCGGCTGGCTGAACTGGCGCACCGGCAGCTTCCGGCGCCTGCTCGACGAAGTGCCGGCCGACCAGCGCCGGGGCCAGCGCCCCACCGAGTACCTGCCCGGCCGTGGGCTGCTCATTCCACGGGTTGTGTTTGAGCGCATCGGGCTGTTTGCGGCCGAGCTGCTCCCTCACTACTATGCCGACTACGATTTCACGCATCAGGCCCGGCTGGCCGGGTTTGAGGTGTATCTGAACTTCGATGCGCGCCTGGGCACCTACCCTGACGAAAGCGGGGACCAGAAAAACCGGCAGCAACGGACGTTGCGCAACTATTACCAGCACTTGTTCAGCATCAGGGGCGGAGCCAACCTGCGGGATTTCACGCAGTTTGCCCGCCGCAACTGCCCCCCGCGCGACCTGCCGCTGTGCCTGCTGACCGGGTATTCGCGGCGGTTGGTGGGATACTTTCTAAGATAG
- a CDS encoding Ig-like domain-containing protein, which translates to MLLFFTTFCAHAQSDGGLTGLTASGPVTMDGQSNRVIENLVITNFSATPAIKLTNCSNITIRRVSLRNGQKLGVDLYNCSNITIEDSYFENLIGGIYAQNGTGGLVVRHNNFKNMNMADARGQFIQFNNCTGAGNLIEYNYGLNIAGQSNPEDAINMFMTSGTSSSPLLIRNNYINGGGPSASGGGILVGDTGGSYCTIENNVVINPGQYGIANTGGTGNKILNNVVFGRQQSFTNVGIYLWGGPRLVENSTVTGNKVNWVNSAGQQNPFWTLNTPGLVENNNSWGDQSITASYPAPAGAGIRLNGGSTPTPTPTPTPTPTPTPTTPPVTPVAGTGALYRAIDFNGSASSIDGNNWEGDNAPNVTHNGQRFSNNNVALNPATDAARTSMIRSSIYSNALQLTVANVPAGQYAVYAYVWEDNFAGVVNLNIQGQRVLSNFNTGSAGSWQRVGPFAATVGTNGQLQLTSSGGDLNLSGLEIRTTSTAPAANVAPRAQLATSASTVAAGGSVTLTATASDADGTVSKVEFFRGTTKLGEDLTAPYTFTWSNVTAGSYSLTAKATDNAGASATSAAVALSVTAPAPAAATFYRAVNVGGAATTLDGKAWGAGNSANFSVVSGNPFTANNVTLTPATDATRASVIRSSVWSRNLDVRMTAVPNGTYEVYLYVWEDNFATTYNMAINGQTVASNRNSGAAGSWSKIGPFVTSVTNGTIAVTSSGGDANLSGIEVHTRPAARTASTTTTTSTGAGQ; encoded by the coding sequence GTGTTACTCTTTTTCACCACGTTTTGCGCCCACGCTCAATCAGATGGCGGCCTGACCGGCCTTACGGCCAGCGGCCCTGTTACAATGGATGGCCAGAGTAACCGGGTAATTGAGAATCTGGTGATTACCAATTTCTCTGCCACACCAGCCATCAAGCTCACAAACTGCTCCAACATCACCATTCGTCGGGTGTCGCTCCGGAATGGCCAGAAGCTGGGCGTTGACCTCTACAACTGCTCGAATATCACCATCGAGGATTCGTACTTCGAGAACCTGATTGGTGGTATTTATGCCCAGAACGGCACGGGTGGGCTTGTGGTGCGCCACAACAACTTCAAGAACATGAACATGGCCGATGCCCGCGGGCAGTTCATCCAGTTCAACAATTGCACGGGTGCCGGCAACCTTATCGAGTACAACTACGGCTTGAACATTGCAGGCCAGAGCAACCCGGAAGATGCCATCAACATGTTCATGACCAGCGGTACGTCTAGCAGCCCGCTGCTCATTCGCAACAACTACATCAACGGCGGTGGCCCTAGCGCTTCGGGCGGTGGTATTCTGGTGGGCGACACCGGTGGGTCGTACTGCACGATTGAAAACAACGTGGTTATCAACCCCGGTCAGTATGGCATTGCCAACACCGGCGGCACTGGCAACAAGATCCTCAACAACGTAGTATTTGGCCGTCAGCAGAGCTTCACCAATGTGGGCATTTACCTGTGGGGCGGTCCACGTCTGGTAGAAAACTCTACCGTAACCGGCAACAAAGTAAACTGGGTGAACAGCGCTGGCCAGCAGAACCCCTTCTGGACGCTGAACACGCCTGGCTTGGTGGAGAACAACAACAGCTGGGGCGACCAGTCGATTACGGCCAGCTACCCGGCACCTGCCGGCGCCGGTATTCGTCTGAACGGTGGCAGCACGCCAACTCCCACTCCTACCCCGACGCCAACCCCCACTCCGACTCCGACCACTCCTCCGGTAACCCCGGTGGCCGGCACCGGCGCCCTCTACCGCGCCATTGACTTCAACGGCAGCGCCAGCAGCATTGATGGCAACAACTGGGAAGGTGACAACGCGCCAAACGTAACGCACAACGGCCAGCGCTTCAGCAACAACAATGTTGCCCTGAACCCTGCCACCGATGCGGCTCGCACGAGCATGATCCGCTCTTCGATCTATAGCAATGCGCTGCAACTGACGGTAGCAAACGTGCCCGCCGGCCAGTACGCCGTGTATGCATACGTTTGGGAAGACAACTTTGCGGGCGTCGTGAACCTGAACATACAGGGCCAGCGTGTCCTCAGCAACTTCAACACGGGCTCGGCCGGTAGCTGGCAGCGGGTTGGTCCGTTTGCCGCTACGGTAGGCACCAACGGCCAGCTGCAGCTTACCTCGTCGGGTGGCGACCTGAACCTGTCGGGTCTGGAAATCCGCACGACCAGCACGGCTCCGGCAGCCAACGTAGCTCCCCGCGCCCAGCTGGCCACTTCGGCTTCGACTGTGGCTGCCGGCGGCAGCGTAACGCTGACGGCCACGGCCTCGGACGCGGATGGTACCGTAAGCAAAGTGGAGTTCTTCCGGGGCACCACGAAGCTGGGCGAAGACCTCACTGCCCCATACACCTTCACTTGGAGCAATGTAACGGCTGGCTCGTACTCGCTCACGGCTAAGGCTACCGACAATGCCGGTGCCAGCGCTACCTCAGCCGCTGTGGCTCTTTCGGTAACGGCTCCGGCTCCTGCTGCGGCCACGTTCTACCGCGCTGTAAACGTAGGTGGCGCGGCCACTACCCTCGATGGCAAAGCCTGGGGAGCTGGCAACAGTGCTAACTTCTCCGTGGTATCCGGTAACCCATTCACGGCCAACAACGTGACCCTGACGCCCGCCACCGATGCTACCCGCGCTAGCGTAATCCGCTCTTCGGTGTGGAGCCGCAACCTGGACGTGCGCATGACGGCCGTCCCGAACGGCACCTACGAGGTGTACCTGTATGTGTGGGAAGACAACTTCGCCACCACCTACAACATGGCCATCAACGGCCAGACGGTTGCCTCGAACCGCAACAGCGGCGCGGCTGGCAGCTGGTCTAAGATTGGTCCGTTCGTAACCAGCGTCACCAACGGCACCATTGCGGTAACCTCTTCGGGCGGCGACGCTAACCTGTCGGGTATCGAAGTGCACACCCGCCCCGCTGCCCGCACGGCCAGCACCACTACCACCACTTCGACCGGCGCAGGCCAGTAA
- a CDS encoding glycosyltransferase family 4 protein, which yields METLTYPSAPVLSEPEVLVPPATVRQQPTHRLLHILWELRYSGAEVMVYDAKEYFESRGLQGAILARGPEFGPYAPTLARAGYPVEHLPARRNVGSFIELYRYLRQHPADVVHLHLEGLFIWHCLAIRLAFPKARIVHTHHDVYFQYGPYLRLKRTFHRWLATHVLDVRHVAIGESVQTVEKEHFRNPTTIVYNWIDENEFRPPTPEQAAAARQEIGIAPDAFVVLTVGTCNDKKCHNEIFDAVARVKDRLPNLVFLHRGTGENLPQERAYVQKLGIEQHVIFLDYIDYLPKVFWASDGFIFSSHWEGLGNVILQAIACKVPVILYQGWGMNDFRPENPTENYGFWINPDTERFDEALLEMHAMKQDGRLEDWRDKAFAFYRKKFSAKKSLTRMADQYLL from the coding sequence ATGGAAACCCTGACGTATCCTTCTGCTCCGGTTCTATCTGAGCCTGAAGTTCTTGTGCCACCTGCCACCGTCCGGCAACAGCCCACGCACCGCCTGCTGCACATTCTGTGGGAGCTGCGCTACTCCGGCGCCGAGGTAATGGTGTATGATGCCAAGGAATACTTTGAGTCGCGTGGGCTGCAAGGGGCTATTCTGGCCCGCGGACCGGAGTTTGGGCCGTACGCTCCCACGCTTGCCCGGGCCGGATACCCCGTAGAGCATCTGCCGGCCCGTCGCAACGTCGGGTCGTTCATTGAGCTGTATCGGTACCTGCGCCAGCATCCGGCCGATGTGGTGCACCTGCATCTGGAAGGCCTGTTTATCTGGCACTGCCTGGCCATTCGGCTGGCTTTCCCGAAGGCGCGCATTGTGCACACGCACCATGACGTATACTTTCAGTACGGCCCGTATCTGCGCCTGAAGCGCACATTTCACCGCTGGCTGGCCACGCACGTGCTCGATGTCCGCCACGTAGCCATTGGCGAGTCGGTGCAGACGGTGGAGAAGGAGCATTTCCGCAACCCAACCACCATCGTCTACAACTGGATTGATGAAAACGAGTTTCGGCCTCCCACGCCCGAGCAGGCAGCGGCGGCGCGCCAGGAAATTGGCATTGCGCCGGACGCCTTCGTGGTGCTTACGGTGGGCACCTGCAACGACAAAAAGTGCCACAACGAAATCTTCGATGCCGTGGCCCGCGTGAAAGACCGGCTGCCTAACCTGGTATTTCTGCACCGCGGTACCGGCGAAAACCTGCCGCAGGAGCGCGCCTACGTGCAGAAGCTGGGTATCGAGCAGCACGTCATCTTCCTCGACTACATTGACTATCTGCCCAAGGTGTTCTGGGCTTCCGATGGCTTCATTTTCTCTTCGCACTGGGAAGGGCTCGGCAACGTCATCCTGCAGGCCATTGCGTGCAAGGTGCCCGTTATCCTGTATCAGGGCTGGGGCATGAACGACTTCCGCCCGGAAAACCCCACTGAAAACTATGGCTTCTGGATCAATCCCGACACGGAGCGGTTTGACGAGGCGCTACTGGAAATGCACGCCATGAAGCAGGACGGACGCCTGGAGGACTGGCGGGATAAGGCCTTTGCCTTCTACCGGAAGAAGTTTTCCGCTAAAAAGTCGCTCACCCGCATGGCCGACCAGTATCTGCTGTAG
- a CDS encoding glycosyltransferase gives MLRILLLHNYYQQPGGEDAVFRAERDLLRAHGHPVETLEFHNQALGTGIWAKLKAGLLGFYNPASARRLRQAIEDFQPDIIHIHNLFPVASPAVLWAARQAGVPVVMTLHNYRLICPGALLYADGQVYEKSVHQLFPWDAVRRGLYRNSRLQTAAVAAQTGLHKLLGTWQTGVARYLVLTEFARRRILDSSLGLRAEQVAYKPNFIADPGAPQPNSQRAGHLLFVGRLSPEKGLQTLLAAAATHALPLVVVGDGPLRAAVEACASAAPSVRYQGPADAAGVAAAMRHCRALVMPSECVEGMPMVVLEAFASGTPVLASRRGGPGEMVKPGVNGLLFEPGDPEGLAQAAQALLADEALAARLGAAGRASYETLYTPAVNYAWLLALYQAAVAEARDELPAVAKPMQYEHA, from the coding sequence ATGCTGCGCATTCTGCTCCTGCACAACTATTACCAGCAGCCCGGCGGCGAAGACGCCGTGTTCCGGGCCGAGCGGGATTTGCTGCGGGCGCACGGCCATCCGGTGGAAACCCTGGAATTTCATAACCAGGCGCTGGGAACCGGCATCTGGGCCAAGCTGAAGGCGGGCCTGCTTGGGTTCTACAACCCCGCCAGCGCGCGCCGGCTGCGGCAGGCCATCGAGGATTTTCAACCCGATATCATCCACATCCATAACCTGTTCCCGGTGGCCTCGCCGGCAGTGCTATGGGCCGCCCGCCAAGCCGGCGTGCCCGTGGTCATGACGCTGCACAACTACCGCCTTATCTGCCCCGGGGCTCTGCTCTACGCCGATGGGCAAGTGTATGAAAAAAGCGTGCACCAGCTGTTTCCGTGGGATGCTGTGCGGCGGGGCCTCTACCGCAACTCGCGGCTGCAAACCGCGGCGGTGGCTGCCCAGACCGGGCTGCACAAGCTACTGGGAACCTGGCAAACCGGCGTGGCGCGCTACCTAGTGCTCACGGAATTTGCCCGCCGCCGCATCCTCGACTCGTCGCTGGGGCTGCGGGCGGAGCAGGTGGCGTACAAACCCAACTTCATTGCCGATCCGGGCGCGCCGCAACCTAACAGTCAGCGTGCCGGACACCTGCTGTTTGTAGGGCGGCTCTCGCCCGAAAAAGGCCTGCAAACCCTGCTGGCTGCCGCCGCCACGCACGCGCTGCCGCTGGTGGTGGTCGGGGATGGGCCTTTGCGGGCGGCGGTGGAGGCGTGCGCGTCCGCGGCTCCTTCCGTGCGCTACCAGGGGCCGGCTGATGCGGCCGGGGTGGCAGCGGCCATGCGCCACTGCCGCGCCCTGGTGATGCCATCGGAATGCGTGGAAGGCATGCCGATGGTGGTGCTGGAGGCCTTCGCCAGCGGTACGCCGGTGCTGGCCTCGCGGCGCGGCGGCCCGGGCGAAATGGTTAAGCCGGGTGTCAACGGGCTGCTGTTTGAGCCCGGCGACCCGGAAGGCCTGGCGCAGGCCGCGCAGGCGTTGCTCGCGGATGAGGCGCTGGCGGCCCGCCTGGGTGCTGCCGGCCGGGCCAGCTACGAAACGCTGTATACCCCCGCCGTCAACTACGCGTGGCTGCTTGCCCTCTACCAGGCTGCCGTAGCTGAAGCGCGTGATGAGCTACCAGCCGTTGCCAAGCCCATGCAGTACGAGCACGCGTGA
- a CDS encoding glutamate-1-semialdehyde 2,1-aminomutase: MPFHSVPLLMETDFLSPPPVQAQASPCFAGSQALQARFHAAIPGGAHTYAKGDDQFPEHMAPYIVRGEGCRVWDLDGNEFIEFGAGLRSVTLGHAYAPVVAAARRQLELGVNFGRPAVLELETAEDFLDFTQAGDMVKFAKNGSDATSAAVKLARAATGRDLVAICHDHPFFSCDDWFMGTTPLAAGIPRAVQALTVGFRYNDLASAEALFAAHPGQIACLLLEVEKDVPPAPGFLAGLRRLCDQHGAVLVFDEIITGFRWHNQGAQGYHGVRPDLSTWGKALANGFSLAALTGRRELMELGGLHHAQERVFLLSTTYGAETHALAAARAVMHEYRTQPVVDHLWQVGRQLAAGLQQAAHEQGVAAQVQAVGQPCGLIYTTRDAHGQHSAALRTLFLQETMRRGLLMPSLIVNYSHTPAIINQVLERLYEVLGVYRRALEDGVEHYLDGEPVKSVYRSRN; encoded by the coding sequence TTGCCCTTTCACTCCGTACCGCTGCTCATGGAAACCGACTTTCTTTCTCCGCCACCTGTTCAGGCCCAGGCCAGCCCCTGCTTTGCGGGCTCCCAGGCCCTGCAGGCCCGCTTTCATGCCGCTATTCCGGGGGGCGCGCACACCTACGCCAAAGGCGACGACCAGTTTCCAGAGCACATGGCCCCGTACATTGTGCGGGGGGAGGGCTGCCGGGTCTGGGACCTAGATGGCAACGAGTTCATCGAGTTTGGGGCCGGGCTGCGCTCCGTGACGCTGGGCCATGCCTACGCCCCGGTGGTGGCTGCCGCCCGCCGGCAGCTGGAGCTGGGCGTGAACTTCGGCCGGCCGGCCGTGCTGGAGCTGGAAACCGCCGAAGACTTCCTGGACTTCACCCAGGCCGGCGACATGGTGAAGTTTGCCAAAAACGGCTCTGATGCCACCAGCGCCGCCGTCAAGCTGGCTCGCGCCGCCACCGGCCGCGACCTGGTGGCTATCTGCCACGACCACCCGTTCTTTTCCTGCGACGACTGGTTCATGGGCACTACGCCGCTGGCCGCCGGCATTCCGCGGGCGGTGCAGGCCCTCACCGTGGGCTTCCGCTACAACGACCTGGCCAGCGCCGAAGCCCTGTTTGCGGCGCACCCCGGCCAGATTGCCTGCCTGCTGCTGGAAGTGGAAAAAGACGTGCCGCCGGCGCCGGGCTTCCTGGCCGGCCTGCGCCGCCTCTGCGACCAGCACGGCGCGGTGCTCGTGTTCGATGAAATCATCACCGGCTTCCGCTGGCACAACCAGGGGGCGCAGGGCTACCACGGCGTCCGGCCCGACCTGAGCACCTGGGGCAAGGCCTTGGCCAACGGCTTCAGTTTGGCCGCCCTCACCGGGCGGCGCGAGCTGATGGAGCTGGGCGGGCTGCACCACGCGCAGGAGCGGGTGTTTCTGCTTTCCACCACCTACGGGGCCGAAACCCACGCCCTGGCTGCTGCCCGCGCCGTGATGCACGAATACCGCACCCAGCCCGTGGTAGACCACCTGTGGCAGGTGGGTCGGCAGCTGGCCGCCGGTCTGCAGCAGGCCGCCCACGAGCAGGGCGTAGCCGCCCAGGTGCAGGCCGTGGGCCAGCCCTGTGGCCTCATCTACACCACCCGCGACGCCCACGGCCAGCATTCGGCCGCCCTGCGGACCTTATTTCTGCAGGAAACCATGCGCCGCGGCCTGCTCATGCCGTCTCTGATTGTCAACTACTCCCATACGCCGGCCATCATCAACCAGGTGCTGGAGCGGCTGTACGAGGTGCTAGGCGTGTACCGCCGGGCGCTGGAGGACGGTGTGGAGCACTATCTGGATGGCGAGCCGGTGAAATCGGTGTACCGTTCCCGCAACTGA
- a CDS encoding DUF4910 domain-containing protein — protein MSALAAPASCVAPVALASGPDMHALLRRLFPICRSITGDGVRETLAIVREYLPALQVHEVPSGTPVLDWTVPAEWNIREAWVKNAAGERVIDFAQHNLHVLGYSTPVRGWFSRPELEEHLYSLPGQPDLIPYRTSYYQPAWGFCLRHHDRLQLQDDYYEVCIDSMLDAAGSLTYAELLLPATAPEPDAGEVLLSCHCCHPSLANDNLSGLVVAVALARQLAALPERRYAYRFVFGPGTIGSITWLARNSEAVARIRHGLVLTLLGGPGHFTYKQSRQGAAAVDAAAALMLARHAPGAEIRPWLPYGYDERQYCSPGFNLPVGCLSRTPFGEFAEYHTSADNLEFVQPAQLQESLELVLRLCQTLDQNRCYRNLLPYGEPQLGRRGLYKGVGGGTEGHDWQMALLWVLSLSDGRTPLLDVAARSGLPFELLHRAAQALAATDLLAVASPEPAA, from the coding sequence GTGTCTGCACTTGCCGCACCTGCTTCCTGCGTGGCCCCCGTTGCTCTGGCTTCGGGCCCGGATATGCATGCGCTGCTGCGCCGCCTGTTCCCGATCTGCCGGAGCATTACGGGCGACGGCGTGCGCGAAACCCTGGCCATCGTGCGCGAGTATCTGCCGGCGCTGCAGGTGCACGAGGTGCCCAGCGGCACGCCCGTGCTCGACTGGACGGTGCCGGCCGAGTGGAACATCCGGGAAGCATGGGTGAAAAACGCGGCCGGGGAGCGGGTTATCGACTTCGCGCAGCACAACCTGCACGTGCTGGGCTACAGCACGCCGGTGCGGGGCTGGTTTTCCAGGCCGGAGCTGGAAGAGCATCTGTACTCGCTGCCCGGGCAGCCCGACCTCATTCCGTACCGCACCAGCTACTACCAGCCCGCCTGGGGCTTCTGCCTGCGCCACCACGACCGGCTGCAGCTCCAGGACGACTACTACGAAGTGTGCATCGATAGTATGCTGGACGCCGCCGGCTCGCTCACATACGCCGAGCTGCTGCTGCCCGCCACCGCGCCCGAACCCGATGCTGGCGAGGTGCTGCTCTCGTGTCACTGCTGCCATCCGTCGTTGGCCAACGACAACCTCTCGGGGCTGGTGGTGGCCGTGGCGCTGGCCCGGCAGTTGGCCGCGCTGCCCGAGCGGCGCTACGCCTACCGGTTTGTGTTTGGGCCGGGCACCATCGGCAGCATCACGTGGCTGGCGCGCAACTCCGAGGCCGTGGCCCGCATCCGGCACGGGCTGGTGCTCACGCTGCTGGGCGGGCCGGGCCACTTCACCTACAAGCAAAGCCGGCAAGGCGCCGCCGCGGTAGATGCCGCCGCCGCGCTAATGCTGGCCCGCCACGCCCCCGGCGCCGAAATCCGGCCCTGGCTGCCCTATGGCTACGACGAGCGGCAGTACTGCTCACCGGGTTTCAACCTGCCTGTGGGCTGCCTGTCGCGCACGCCCTTCGGCGAGTTTGCCGAGTACCACACCTCGGCCGACAACCTGGAGTTTGTGCAGCCTGCCCAGCTGCAGGAGTCGCTGGAGCTAGTGTTGCGCCTGTGCCAGACGCTCGACCAGAACCGCTGCTACCGCAACCTGCTGCCCTATGGCGAGCCCCAGCTGGGCCGCCGCGGCCTCTACAAAGGTGTGGGCGGCGGCACCGAGGGCCACGACTGGCAAATGGCCCTGCTGTGGGTGCTGAGTTTGTCTGATGGCCGCACCCCGCTGCTGGACGTGGCGGCCCGGTCGGGGCTGCCCTTTGAGCTGCTGCACCGCGCCGCCCAGGCCCTGGCCGCCACCGATTTGCTGGCCGTGGCTTCACCCGAGCCAGCCGCCTAG
- a CDS encoding class I SAM-dependent methyltransferase: MAQAASPVEPPASPCRFCGAPLDVTFVNLGTSPLCQHHVRPHDFNRAEAFYPLHARVCRECFLVQLDEFVTSEQIFQNDYAYFSSYSASWLRHARRYTDMAAERFSLTKDSLVVEVASNDGYLLQYFVEKGVPVLGVEPAHNVAEVARAKGINTLGKFFGRETAAYVAATAGQADLLLGNNVLAHVPDINDFVAGMQLLLKPDGVITMEFPHLLRLMEGNQFDTIYHEHFSYLSFYTVERIFAHHGLTLFDVEELPTHGGSLRIYARHATSAAWPVTAHVAELREQELALGITELAYYADFEEKAKETKRKLLEFLIDAKRAGKTVVGYGAPGKGNTLLNYCGIRTDFLDYTVDVSPHKQGNFLPGSRIPICHPDRIFSTRPDYVLLLPWNLREEIMEQMSGIREWGGQFVVPIPEVQVYE, from the coding sequence GTGGCGCAAGCCGCCAGCCCGGTAGAGCCTCCTGCCAGCCCCTGCCGCTTCTGCGGGGCGCCCCTCGATGTCACCTTCGTGAACCTGGGCACGTCGCCGCTGTGCCAGCACCACGTGCGCCCCCACGATTTCAACCGGGCCGAGGCCTTCTATCCGCTGCATGCCCGGGTGTGCCGCGAGTGTTTTCTGGTGCAGCTGGATGAGTTTGTGACCTCCGAGCAGATTTTCCAGAACGACTACGCCTACTTCTCGTCCTACTCGGCCTCCTGGCTGCGCCACGCCCGCCGCTATACTGATATGGCCGCCGAGCGGTTTAGCCTCACCAAAGACAGCCTGGTGGTGGAAGTGGCCTCCAATGATGGCTACCTGCTGCAGTATTTTGTGGAGAAGGGCGTGCCAGTGCTGGGCGTGGAGCCCGCGCACAACGTAGCCGAAGTGGCCCGCGCCAAGGGCATCAACACGCTCGGCAAGTTCTTCGGCCGCGAAACCGCCGCCTACGTGGCGGCCACCGCCGGCCAGGCCGACCTGCTGCTGGGCAACAACGTGCTGGCCCACGTGCCGGATATCAACGACTTCGTGGCCGGTATGCAGCTGCTGCTCAAGCCCGATGGCGTCATTACGATGGAGTTTCCGCACCTGCTGCGGCTGATGGAAGGCAACCAGTTCGACACCATCTACCACGAGCATTTCAGCTACCTGTCGTTTTACACCGTGGAGCGCATCTTCGCGCATCACGGCCTCACGCTGTTTGATGTAGAAGAGCTGCCCACGCATGGCGGCTCGCTGCGCATCTACGCCCGGCACGCCACTTCCGCGGCGTGGCCCGTGACGGCGCACGTAGCGGAGCTGCGGGAGCAGGAGCTGGCGCTAGGCATCACGGAGCTGGCCTACTACGCCGACTTCGAGGAGAAAGCCAAGGAAACCAAGCGCAAGCTGCTCGAATTCCTGATTGACGCCAAGCGGGCCGGCAAAACGGTGGTCGGCTACGGGGCGCCCGGCAAGGGCAACACGCTGCTGAACTACTGCGGCATCCGCACCGACTTCCTCGATTACACCGTCGATGTGAGCCCGCACAAGCAAGGCAACTTCCTGCCCGGCAGCCGCATTCCCATCTGCCACCCCGACCGCATCTTCAGCACCCGGCCCGACTACGTGCTGCTGCTGCCCTGGAACCTACGCGAGGAAATCATGGAGCAGATGAGCGGCATCCGGGAATGGGGCGGCCAGTTTGTGGTGCCCATCCCGGAGGTGCAGGTCTATGAATAG
- a CDS encoding NAD(P)H-dependent oxidoreductase, whose amino-acid sequence MLIIDKALEKRQRDGNPIRVGMVGAGFMARGVARQICRYVPGMELVAIANRTPDRARAIYAEAGVPDVREVASVAQLEACIALGQPAITDDALLLSRAAGIDAIIEVTGAVEHGAQVVLEAIRHGKHIILLNAELDGTVGPILKVYADRAGVIYSVSDGDQPGVTLNLARFVKGLGVTPVLCGNIKGLHDPYRNPTTQEGFARQWGQNPSMVTSFADGSKISFEQAVIANALDMRVARRGMLGPTVEPGTPINKAAEWYPQELLLGGGPGLVDYVVGAEPGPGVFVLGTIDDAVQQHYLKLYKLGPGPLYCFYTPYHLCHFETPTTVARAVLFQDAALAPAGPMRVEVVTAAKVALFAGQTLDGIGHYHTYGLAENADVTERDNLLPIGVAEGCVLRHDVQRDQVLTYDDVLLPEGRLIDQLRAEQAAHFSAHVPQPAGLAAPPVMQ is encoded by the coding sequence ATGCTCATCATTGATAAAGCCCTAGAAAAGCGGCAGCGCGACGGCAACCCGATTCGGGTGGGCATGGTGGGGGCCGGCTTTATGGCGCGGGGCGTGGCCCGGCAGATCTGCCGCTACGTGCCCGGCATGGAGCTCGTGGCCATTGCCAACCGCACGCCCGACCGGGCCCGCGCCATCTATGCCGAAGCTGGCGTGCCGGACGTGCGCGAAGTAGCGTCGGTAGCGCAACTGGAAGCCTGCATTGCGCTGGGCCAGCCTGCCATCACCGACGATGCGCTGCTGCTGAGCCGCGCGGCCGGCATCGACGCCATTATTGAGGTGACGGGTGCCGTGGAGCATGGCGCGCAGGTGGTGCTAGAGGCCATCCGGCACGGCAAGCACATCATCCTGCTCAATGCCGAGCTCGACGGCACCGTGGGGCCCATTCTGAAGGTGTACGCCGACCGGGCCGGGGTTATCTACTCCGTGTCGGACGGCGACCAGCCGGGCGTGACGCTCAACCTGGCCCGCTTCGTGAAGGGCCTGGGCGTGACGCCGGTGCTGTGCGGCAACATCAAAGGCCTGCACGACCCCTACCGCAACCCCACCACCCAGGAAGGCTTTGCGCGACAGTGGGGCCAGAACCCCAGCATGGTTACGAGCTTTGCCGACGGCAGTAAAATCAGCTTCGAGCAGGCCGTCATTGCCAACGCGCTGGACATGCGCGTGGCGCGGCGCGGCATGCTGGGCCCCACCGTGGAGCCCGGTACGCCCATCAACAAAGCGGCCGAGTGGTACCCGCAGGAGCTGCTGCTTGGCGGCGGCCCTGGCCTCGTAGATTACGTGGTGGGCGCCGAGCCCGGCCCGGGCGTATTCGTGCTGGGCACTATTGATGACGCCGTGCAGCAGCATTACCTCAAGCTCTACAAGCTGGGGCCGGGGCCGCTGTACTGCTTCTACACGCCCTACCACCTGTGCCACTTCGAAACGCCTACCACGGTGGCCCGCGCCGTGCTGTTTCAGGATGCCGCCCTGGCACCCGCCGGTCCCATGCGGGTGGAAGTGGTGACGGCCGCCAAAGTAGCCCTGTTTGCGGGCCAGACGCTCGACGGCATCGGACACTACCACACCTACGGCCTGGCCGAAAACGCCGACGTCACGGAGCGCGACAACCTGCTGCCCATCGGCGTGGCCGAAGGCTGCGTGCTGCGCCACGACGTCCAGCGCGACCAAGTGCTAACCTACGATGATGTGCTGCTGCCGGAAGGCCGCCTTATTGATCAGCTGCGGGCCGAGCAGGCTGCCCATTTTTCCGCCCATGTACCCCAGCCAGCCGGGCTGGCCGCGCCCCCGGTGATGCAGTAA